The Hevea brasiliensis isolate MT/VB/25A 57/8 chromosome 1, ASM3005281v1, whole genome shotgun sequence DNA segment gtaaaattttattataaaagaaataataataaaaaataatttttttttaaaaaaactgaatttttttagttttctaattaaaaaattaaaatatatgaatATAAAACTCTATTTTTcggtttcttaattttttttttcaaaactattataattttatttttatttttatgagtgAATAGGTCCTCACAATTTTATGGTTTTCACAATTGCAATGTAAATATTCTAGTAAATCacctaaaataaaattaacaaaatCTATTTCTAAAACTTAAAGCAATATCCAATAATCATTAGCAACACTTAATAAACATGTAGCAATTAacgctccatttgctatgaaataaaataaaataaaatattattaaataaaatattttaaattaaattttttcatgattttcaaagctcaaggaagaatttttttttttaaatatttcaaaaatttaaagaaaaaattttattaactcattgaaaagtaaaaatttttaaaaattgtaatttaaacAACCCAATGtccttttaaatataaaattaatattttaaattttgaaaaacttTTCATTAATCTAAAAAATTATTAACACCATCATTTCGTAGAGAATTTTCATAAATAACTTTCCAATTACGTGGGAATTGGGttgagaaaaaggaaaaaaaaattgattaacattattattttataaaaattataaaatattttttattataaaaaagcagtgcatctatatatatatatatatatatatatatatatatatataatggaatgTGGGAAAAGTAGTAAAGCAGTGAATTAGGGCCGGTCAGAGTGATTGGGATTTAGATATAAAAGCTTCTTTAACTACAATTTGAATTTtcgtaaaaaaaatttataattataattttggtCTGGGTCAgtttatccattttaattttgataagTTTAGCTatcatttctttaaaaatttgctctttttcaaagcaaaaagaaataattttagttataaatgaaTTGGAttgatgaattttaatttaatgtaattttaatcaatttaaatttaattaattccaaTCTAATTTCGATTTTGAATTGGATCCAATTGGTTCTGATTACAAATTGGATCGGGGCGATCTCTGCATTGAATATTTTCTCATTACTCAACATAAATTAATAAGATATTTTAGAAATTCTTATTAAATGGCGAGAAGACAGCTTCCGGCTGTGGACCACAGAGCCCGAAGAGATAAACCAAAACCAATCGCAGAGCGAGAGCAGCAAGCAAATATCTTTCCTCTGTATTCACTCCACTGGAACACAATACAGAACACTCGCAGAGGCCAGCTTAGAATACTTAGATGGGCACACTCTCAACCATTACGTGCTTCTGCACCAGAACCTCGTTTCCGAGATCAGCTCCACTACCATTTTTTAAGAGAAACCCACCAACTGTCTCATTGTTTAGAGCTACCTCTCAGCCAGGTTTGGAATCGTCTTCTCTTCTTTTATGCAAATTTTGGTGCTTTTAATAAGTCGTTGGCACATGAGGATAGACGATAATGTGTGACATTTGGGGATGCTTGCTTTCTAGACGTTGGTAAGTGCTAATAGTGGCATTTGGGTTTAGGGTATATGATTAATTCGTCTCCGCAATCCTCATATTTTCAGCTTTGAACAAGTGAAAGTTATGCTGGGGATGAGTAAATTTGCTGGGAAATTCTTTTCGTCGCTTCGAATAGGGGACTATGTCCTTTTAATTTATGGGCAGTTGTTGATTTTGATGGTACTATTAATAGCATCTTTGGTTTTGTTTTCCTGTTATCCAGTAAGAGAAATTGCAGAAGAGGATGTTTTGACAATCTTCCTTAAGGAAAGGGAAATAAATGGAGACTTTGTATCCAAAGCTTCTGATATGTTTTGGCTGAAGGGGGTAGAgaaatttgttgattttgataCTGGTAAACTTGCTGACAATCCTCGAGAAGCAGAGCAGGTATAATGAActattattttaacaatatagaagAAGTAAAAGCAAACAAGTTTACTTGTACAAGTAACTTTCTTTTTGAAGCTACATGATTTACTTTACATTGAATGCATTTTATAGCATTTAAAGGATGGTCAATAGAAGAATGCAGTTTGATTAAAGTTCACAATAAATTAATAGTAGGGTTTAGATTGGATCAATCCACTTGCTTGAAACAGGTATTGTGACTGCAACAGAAACTCTTCAAGCATCTAtagaaaatttcaaatttctGTGTTGTTGAACGTGCTACAAAACTtctttcatctccttctccttctttttAGAGAGTCCAATCAGTCTGGAAGATCTTGTTCCATCATGATAAAACTtgttcattttctttttccttttttttttttttcatgattgttgttgttgttgttgttgttgttgttgttgttattattattattattatatgcaagaTGATTTGATCCAGACGTTCTATTTTTAATGGGTCCAACATAAATGCAGGTTATGGAAAGTGATGATGACAGAGGGTTTTTGAAACTTTCCAAAACCCAGGAATGGATATTAGGTGATGACTCTGCTCCAATGAATAAGAAAGCCATTGCTAAGGTCTGCTTATATCATTACAGTTTGTAGCTGAAATAAATTCTGCCAGATATTGCTTAACTATGCATATTGTAATACAGGCAATACAGAATGATAGTGAAAGAAGGAAGAAACTGAATCTGCTCAGATATGAAGCTGTATGATATTTCCGTTGAACTTGGTGTTTAGTTGTCGATGTTGAGTCTTTTCTTCACAATCTattatgggagtatatttgttaTAACATTCTTTACATTTCTAATAGATAGTGCCAGTTGCTTGTATTTTCATTTTAGTTATTTATGTTTCTCTTTTTATTTGGTGTATGTTAATTTTTCTAAAACCTTTCACAGCATTGGGTGTATTAGATGTTTGGCTAGATGGAAAAGACCAGAGTGGCTTTTCAGCTGAAAAATATTGTGCCTTAAGCATATGGTTGCATGTTGATGCCTACTATATGCTTTAGAGTTTGGAATAAGAGGGACTAATACATGGATTGTAATTTTAATTGGAATTCTGATATGACATTTTCGGTGAACATCTCGTGAAAGTGAGTgctttctaatttttcttgatAGGTAATTTTTCATTATAGAGATTTGAACCCAAGAACCCAAAACACCACCATGATGCAATGGTCTACCTCCTTTTTATGGTATTTAATTCATTGTTTTCTGGAAGTGGGAGAGACAATGGCAATTGCACATAGAACTATCATAGGTGCTGAAGTTGACAATTGCTTTTGGTAGATGGTAGTGTTATATAATTTGTGGTGCTCTGTATTATGTAATAGCGGTGATGCAGGATTCAGGAAATGCTATTTTATAGAATGTATAACTAAAACAAGGATGTTAAGGTTAGGGTTATATACGGTTCTTGGTTCCCCCAAaactttaatttgatttttatttttaattttttgaagcTATGAATTACTTGAAACTTTAATTCTCAATCACAACAGATGCTAAAAATATCTGTTATTCGTGTTCTAGAATGTGCTGATTCTTTGGTTTTCCTCTTGCAGCTCAAAAGGGAATTGATGCTTTTGTCTGTTGCTATTGGAACAGCTTGTAGTGGGTATTGTTTGATTGCTTTATCAGTCCAGGTAAAATTTTCACAGAGAAAGGAAGCTCCAACATTAAAGCTTTAATAAGATAGATGATCTTGCTATGAATGGCTAGGTTTCAATATTACTGGGGCTGTTGTAGAGCTTCTGTAGTTAATCAGTTATCCTCTGTCTGATTGCTGATGATGGTGAGAGTGGAAGATATCTGGAATAATGCACAATTGATTAATCTTTATTTTGTTTTGAGATTCTTATGTTTGTTAcatatttttttctaaaaaaaaaaaaaataatatttagggCAGCTAAGCAGGGTATAGTTATTATtataagtaccattacaatttaAGTTCATTTGAAAAGTATCTTCTTTTGAATGCTAATATAGGCATTCAAGAAATCTCGTTGATAATTTGCTTACAGAAAACTTACCCACTTATTAATTTTACAGGCTGCTATCAGTTATGTAATTGGGGTACTTTTCAGGTTAGTTGATACACTTCAAGACCAGTTGATGTGTTATTATGTTTAGGCTACTTTTACTGAAGCAAAAAGTTCTTGATCTAAGGTTTGCCTCCCTAAGCTTGTAATGGGTTCCCAAAATTAGAGCTTACTTCAGAAAGGGGAAGTTTTATAAGCCACTTATCAATGTGCCATTGTTTGAACCTTTGACCAATGATCTATACTTACAAAAATGGCAAGTTCTATTCATCTGTATTTCAAAAGAAAATAGACTCATGCAAAATTTTCTTGGAAGAAGTAAAACTTCGGTACACGGACATTTAGTCAAGGGGGTTAATGGAGAGCCACCTTTTGTGGCATCTTGTCTAGTGACAGCCAAATGGAGAAAATAACCTTCTTGACTTGGATAAGTCAATTATTTGCTTGGAGAAAAGTTCTCTGTGGACCAATTGGCATTC contains these protein-coding regions:
- the LOC110640142 gene encoding uncharacterized protein LOC110640142 isoform X3, whose amino-acid sequence is MGTLSTITCFCTRTSFPRSAPLPFFKRNPPTVSLFRATSQPVREIAEEDVLTIFLKEREINGDFVSKASDMFWLKGVEKFVDFDTGKLADNPREAEQVMESDDDRGFLKLSKTQEWILGDDSAPMNKKAIAKLKRELMLLSVAIGTACSGYCLIALSVQAAISYVIGVLFSCLYLQLLYQHADNLSKDMIPPIFRQKKPKKIGIRSEDLRDSLERSITGSSIALSSPRLLIPAAIYGLWFLSHQFFGNDVFDFQLVPAMFGMFVYKAAALVQLYRDNEDLQFVFPEEVEGSSD
- the LOC110640142 gene encoding uncharacterized protein LOC110640142 isoform X4; amino-acid sequence: MGTLSTITCFCTRTSFPRSAPLPFFKRNPPTVSLFRATSQPVREIAEEDVLTIFLKEREINGDFVSKASDMFWLKGVEKFVDFDTGKLADNPREAEQVMESDDDRGFLKLSKTQEWILGDDSAPMNKKAIAKLKRELMLLSVAIGTACSGYCLIALSVQCSCLYLQLLYQHADNLSKDMIPPIFRQKKPKKIGIRSEDLRDSLERSITGSSIALSSPRLLIPAAIYGLWFLSHQFFGNDVFDFQLVPAMFGMFVYKAAALVQLYRDNEDLQFVFPEEVEGSSD
- the LOC110640142 gene encoding uncharacterized protein LOC110640142 isoform X1, encoding MGTLSTITCFCTRTSFPRSAPLPFFKRNPPTVSLFRATSQPVREIAEEDVLTIFLKEREINGDFVSKASDMFWLKGVEKFVDFDTGKLADNPREAEQVMESDDDRGFLKLSKTQEWILGDDSAPMNKKAIAKAIQNDSERRKKLNLLRYEALKRELMLLSVAIGTACSGYCLIALSVQAAISYVIGVLFSCLYLQLLYQHADNLSKDMIPPIFRQKKPKKIGIRSEDLRDSLERSITGSSIALSSPRLLIPAAIYGLWFLSHQFFGNDVFDFQLVPAMFGMFVYKAAALVQLYRDNEDLQFVFPEEVEGSSD
- the LOC110640142 gene encoding uncharacterized protein LOC110640142 isoform X2, with the protein product MGTLSTITCFCTRTSFPRSAPLPFFKRNPPTVSLFRATSQPVREIAEEDVLTIFLKEREINGDFVSKASDMFWLKGVEKFVDFDTGKLADNPREAEQVMESDDDRGFLKLSKTQEWILGDDSAPMNKKAIAKAIQNDSERRKKLNLLRYEALKRELMLLSVAIGTACSGYCLIALSVQCSCLYLQLLYQHADNLSKDMIPPIFRQKKPKKIGIRSEDLRDSLERSITGSSIALSSPRLLIPAAIYGLWFLSHQFFGNDVFDFQLVPAMFGMFVYKAAALVQLYRDNEDLQFVFPEEVEGSSD